The nucleotide sequence TTTTGGCTGGTTCGCCAGGATTCCGACTGCCTGGCCGTCAATACGGGCCAGCCCGGTAATCAATTCACCGGCAAATAATTTTTTGATATCAAAGAAGCTCCCTTCATCGACCAGCTGATCGATGAGTTCATACATATCAAACGGTGCGTTTTGGTTTTCCGGAATGATGGCTTCCAGTGTACGTCCGGCTTTCGTTGCTTTTGCTTCAAGTTTTTCAGGCTTCATCGCAAAATTAGCCGGGAAGAATGTTAAATAGCGGCGCGCTTCTTCTATGGCTTCTTCTTCAGTTGAAACCAATACATCGCCCACTCCACTGACGGTGCAGTGCATGCGGGCTCCGCCCATTTCTTCCAGCGTCACTTTTTCCCCGATCACTTTTTCGGCCATCCGAGGAGACCCTAAGTACATCGAAGCGTTGCCTTCAACCATGATGACAATATCGCAAAATGCCGGTATGTATGCTCCGCCTGCTGCAGACGGCCCGAACAATAGGCAAATTTGCGGAACCATCCCAGACATCCTTACCTGGTTATGGAAAATCCGCCCCGCACCCCTACGGTTTGGAAACATATCCAGCTGGTCTGTAATGCGGGCACCCGCAGAATCCACCAGATAAAGCATGGGAACCTGCATTTTTTCTGCAGTCTCCTGAATGCGAATAATCTTTTCAACTGTGCGCGAACCCCATGATCCCGCTTTAACCGTGGAATCATTCGCCATGACACACACCGTCTGGCCATTCACTTTGCCGATGGCCGTAACCACGCCATCAGCCGGCAAATCGCCTGCTTCAACATTTGCGAAGCGGCCGTCTTCTGCATAATTCTCATCATCAAACAAAAGCTTAAGCCGGTCGCGGACAAACAGCTTATTGCTTTCCTTCATTTTTTCGTGATATTTAGGATGTCCTCCCGCAAAAATCGTCGCGAGTTTTTGTTCCAAGCGTTCATTATAGCCGG is from Planococcus liqunii and encodes:
- a CDS encoding acyl-CoA carboxylase subunit beta yields the protein MTKTSETTGYNERLEQKLATIFAGGHPKYHEKMKESNKLFVRDRLKLLFDDENYAEDGRFANVEAGDLPADGVVTAIGKVNGQTVCVMANDSTVKAGSWGSRTVEKIIRIQETAEKMQVPMLYLVDSAGARITDQLDMFPNRRGAGRIFHNQVRMSGMVPQICLLFGPSAAGGAYIPAFCDIVIMVEGNASMYLGSPRMAEKVIGEKVTLEEMGGARMHCTVSGVGDVLVSTEEEAIEEARRYLTFFPANFAMKPEKLEAKATKAGRTLEAIIPENQNAPFDMYELIDQLVDEGSFFDIKKLFAGELITGLARIDGQAVGILANQPKVKGGVLFGDSADKGAKFINLCDAFSIPLLFLADVPGFMIGTKVERAGIIRHGAKFIAAMSSATVPKISVIVRKAYGAGLYAMAGPAFEPDVCIALPTAQIAVMGPEAAVNAVYSNKIEAIEDPKERLKYVQEKHQEYKEEIDIYKLASELIIDEIVAPYQLRDVLSQRLAIYETKDLPLPYRKHGVYPV